The Deinococcus detaillensis genomic interval CGATTTGCAAAGCATCGTAGATCAGTGAAGGCTAAGCGCCCGTGAACGTGCTGATTCTCGGTGGAACTCAGTTTATCGGGCGGCACACCGTGGAAGCCGCCCTCGCGGCGGGGCACCGAGTCAGCGTCTTCAACCGGGGCCAGTCGCCGGATGAGCTGCCTACCGAAATCGAGCGCCTGCGCGGCGATAGAGATCAGGGCAAAGCGGGCCTGACCGCGTTGGTGGGCCGCCAGTGGGACGCCTGCGTGGATGTCAGCGGTTACCTGCCCCAGCAGGTCAGGGCCAGCACCGAACTGCTCAGCGGGCAAGTCGGGCGCTACGTGTATATCAGCTCGCGGGCCATTTACGCCGAGCCGTGTCCGCTGCTCATCACCGAGCAGTCGGCCTTGCAAGCACCCGCTGCCGAAGACATAACCGAGATCAACGGTGAAACCTACGGGCCGCTCAAAGTGGTCTGCGAACAAATTGTGCAAGCCCTCTACCCCGACGCCTATACCATTCTGCGGCCTCAAATCGTGGTCGGCCCGTATGATTCCAACCTGCGTTACCCGTACTGGGCGGTGCGGACAACAGCGGGCGGCGTGATGCTGGCTCCCGGTGACGGCTCCGATCATTTGCAAGTCGCCGACGTGCGCGACGTGGCCCGATTTGTGCTGAAGGTGATCGTAGACGGGCGTTCTGGAGTCTTTAACCTGGCGGGGCCGCGCCTGACTTGGGCCGATTTTTTGCGGCGCTGCGGCGCTACGGACGTGCATTGGGTAGATGCGGACACACTCAAACGGGCGCTGCCGGATACCGAAGAACTCAGCTTGTATGTGGCCGACACCGATCCGCAGGCGGGACGCATGAACGTCAGCTTCGACCGGGCAATCAAAGCGGGCTTTACGCTGACGGCTCCCGAAGTCACGGCGCGGGACACGCGAATTTGGTGCAGCCGTCAGCCGATGCCTTTTACCCTGACTTCCGAACGCGAAGCGCAGGTGCTCAGCAGACTTGACCCGACTTGAGCAGCGCTATTCTTGTGCCATGACCAAGCGCCCAATTTTGCCGCAAAATATCCTCTCCATTCAGTCATGGGTCAGTTACGGGCATGTCGGCAACGCCGCCGCCGTGTTCCCACTTCAGCGGCTGGGCTTTGAGGTGTGGGCCATCAACACGGTGCAGTTCTCCAACCACACCGGCTACGGCGCTTGGACGGGGCCAGTGTTCGCGCCGGAAATGGTGGCCGAGCTGATAGACGGCATAGAAGCCAGAGGCGTGTTGCCGACGTGCGGCGCGGTGCTGAGCGGCTACATGGGCAGTGAAGGCACGGTGGCGGCGGTGGTGGACGCGGTGAAACGGATTAGGGCCGCCAACCCTGAGGCCCTGTACTGCTGTGACCCGGTGATGGGCGATTACGGGCGCGGCGTCTTCGTGCGGCCC includes:
- a CDS encoding NAD-dependent epimerase/dehydratase family protein; the protein is MNVLILGGTQFIGRHTVEAALAAGHRVSVFNRGQSPDELPTEIERLRGDRDQGKAGLTALVGRQWDACVDVSGYLPQQVRASTELLSGQVGRYVYISSRAIYAEPCPLLITEQSALQAPAAEDITEINGETYGPLKVVCEQIVQALYPDAYTILRPQIVVGPYDSNLRYPYWAVRTTAGGVMLAPGDGSDHLQVADVRDVARFVLKVIVDGRSGVFNLAGPRLTWADFLRRCGATDVHWVDADTLKRALPDTEELSLYVADTDPQAGRMNVSFDRAIKAGFTLTAPEVTARDTRIWCSRQPMPFTLTSEREAQVLSRLDPT